In Glandiceps talaboti chromosome 16, keGlaTala1.1, whole genome shotgun sequence, a single window of DNA contains:
- the LOC144447560 gene encoding GATA zinc finger domain-containing protein 1-like: MPLGVKPCCVTCKTTNSQMWRRNDTGEIQCNSCSLKQHPPAPPSNENGKQTSKSISSINETQNGSRFREGTRKSSRSSRSMRYKQMLNTGKSHAATKGKSRRIVFKRNPIKSPDSVSTVVTSSSIFYKGMYYQVGDIVSLMDDEGGIYYAQIRGFMQDQYCEKSAVITWLLPTQATSKDHFDPATYILGPEEDLPRKMEYMEFICHAPSEYYKAKNAPYDVVPVSHDTGYIWTSIAPSKPPSTAEIFSGSL; this comes from the exons ATGCCTCTCGGGGTAAAGCCATGTTGTGTAACATGCAAAACAACGAACTCTCAGATGTGGAGACGGAACGATACGGGAGAAATTCAGTGCAATTCATGCTCTCTGAAACAACATCCTCCAGCTCCACCGTCAAACGAAAACGGAAAGCAAACATCGAAGTCGATCAGCAGTATTAACGAAACACAGAATGGAAGTCGGTTTAGGGAAGGCACGAGAAAGTCGTCAAGGTCTTCACGAAGTATGAGGTATAAACAGATGTTAAATACGGGCAAAAGCCATGCAGCAACGAAAGGAAAAAGCCGAAGAATAGTTTTCAAACGAAAC ccAATAAAAAGTCCAGATTCAGTATCTACTGTGGTTACAAGTAGTAGTATATTTTACAAG GGTATGTATTACCAAGTAGGAGACATAGTTTCATTAATGGACGATGAGGGCGGTATATATTATGCTCAAATCAGAGGCTTCATGCAAGATCAGTATTGTGAAAAGAGTGCTGTAATTACCTGGTTATTGCCTACACAGGCCACATCAAAAGATCATTTTGATCCTGCCACTTATATTCTAG GACCAGAGGAGGATTTACCTCGTAAAATGGAATACATGGAATTTATATGTCATGCTCCGTCAGAATATTACAAAGCTAAAAATGCCCCATATGATGTTGTACCTGTCAGCCATGATACTGGCTATATCTGGACTAGTATAGCACCATCTAAACCGCCCTCAACGGCTGAAATCTTTAGTGGTAGTTTGTGA